One window of Trifolium pratense cultivar HEN17-A07 linkage group LG5, ARS_RC_1.1, whole genome shotgun sequence genomic DNA carries:
- the LOC123885894 gene encoding protein FAR1-RELATED SEQUENCE 5-like, which translates to MSTYSEEMLHLDSDIEGEEFTSGDGVGTDRDDLGKENCKGQKCLSEIIVDDIRAMEFSTEQEAIDFYEAYARSQGFAIRKDDVKYNDENEIVSRRLLCNKAGKSERKNRKNEDRHRPTMRIGCLARLRVAYDMIRKIWKVTMFQPFHNHDLTPANFVHLIPNYRKLSEADKQVVNGLHSQGVRTCHILGFLMDQKGGHEDLGFIKKDLYNYTDHQGRVRIEDEDTFATLSYFQGKADGDSNFFSEFTFTDDGRLENIFWADSTSKLDYECFGDVVAFDTTYKKNRYGKPLVIFSGYNHHGETTIFVCALICDETAETYKWVLNMFSKAMYNKYPKAVVTYADKAMREAIRVKSLSLSGRGLLRLMVYQRISGSSKHIN; encoded by the exons ATGTCGACATATAGTGAAGAAATGTTGCATCTCGATAGTGATATAGAAGGCGAAGAATTCACCAGTGGCGATGGCGTTGGTACTGATAGAGACGACTTGGGGAAAGAGAATTGTAAAGGTCAGAAATGCTTAAGTGAAATTATAGTTGATGATATAAGAGCTATGGAATTTAGCACAGAGCAAGAAGCTATAGACTTTTATGAAGCGTATGCACGTTCCCAAGGGTTTGCCATAAGGAAGGATGATGTGAAATATAATGATGAGAATGAAATTGTTTCGCGTCGATTACTTTGCAATAAAGCGGGTAAGAGTGAAAGGAAAAATAGGAAGAATGAGGATAGACATAGGCCAACTATGAGAATTGGCTGTCTTGCTAGACTTCGAGTGGCTTATGATATGATTCGTAAGATTTGGAAGGTTACTATGTTTCAGCCCTTTCACAACCACGACTTAACTCCCGCAAATTTTGTTCACTTGATTCCTAATTATCGTAAGTTGAGTGAAGCAGATAAACAGGTTGTCAATGGTTTGCATTCACAAGGTGTTAGAACATGTCATATATTGGGTTTTTTGATGGATCAGAAAGGAGGTCATGAAGATCTTGGATTTATCAAAAAGGACTTGTATAACTACACAGATCATCAAGGAAGGGTTAGAATTGAAGACGAGGATACTTTCGCTACTTTGAGTTATTTTCAAGGTAAAGCTGATGGTGATTCAAACTTCTTTTCAGAGTTCACCTTTACAGATGATGGGCggttagaaaatattttttgggcAGATTCTACCAGCAAGCTTGATTATGAATGCTTTGGTGATGTGGTTGCATTTGACACCACATATAAAAAGAACAGATATGGCAAGCCACTTGTAATTTTTAGTGGATACAACCACCATGGAGAAACAACCATTTTTGTATGTGCTTTAATTTGCGATGAGACAGCAGAAACATATAAGTGGGTTTTAAATATGTTTTCAAAGGCTATGTATAATAAATACCCAAAAGCAGTTGTTACATATGCGGATAAAGCAATGAGGGAAGCTATTAGAGTT AAAAGTTTGAGTCTGAGTGGCAGAGGGTTGTTGAGACTTATGGTGTATCAAAGGATAAGTGGATCCtcaaaacatataaattga
- the LOC123887412 gene encoding lysine histidine transporter 1-like — protein sequence MASLETQSLNGHHKPSPDHQRAIEEKSERDKRIDEWLPITSKRNAKWWYSAFHNVTAMVGAGVLGLPHAMSQLGWGPGVTILILSWIITLYTLWQMVEMHEMVPGKRFDRYHELGQHAFGKKLGLYIVVPQQLVVEVAVNIVYMVTGGTSLQKFHDTVCSDCKKIKLTYFIMIFASVHFVLSHLPDFNSISGVSLAAAVMSFSYSTISWAASIDKGKQKHVQYGYKSHSTAGTVFDFFNALGTVAFAYAGHNVVLEIQATIPSTPEKPSKVPMWRGVVVAYIVVALCYFPVALIGYWMFGNEVNADILISLEKPKWLIAMANMFVVIHVIGSYQIYAMPVFDMIETVMVKKLKFEPSTMLRFIVRNVYVAFTMFIAITFPFFDGLLGFFGGFAFAPTTYFLPCIMWLSIYKPRKFGLSWWTNWVCIVLGLCLMILSPIGGLRTIIIKANTYKFYS from the exons ATGGCAAGTTTGGAAACTCAATCATTAAATGGTCATCACAAGCCTAGTCCTGATCACCAGAGAGCT ATTGAAGAAAAATCAGAGAGGGACAAGAGAATTGATGAATGGCTTCCAATTACTTCTAAAAGGAATGCAAAATGGTGGTATTCAGCTTTTCACAATGTCACAGCCATGGTTGGAGCTGGTGTTCTTGGTCTTCCCCATGCTATGTCACAACTTGGATG GGGTCCAGGTGTAACCATACTTATCCTGTCATGGATCATCACATTATACACATTATGGCAAATGGTTGAGATGCATGAAATGGTTCCAGGAAAACGTTTTGATAGATACCATGAATTGGGTCAACATGCATTTGGTAAAAAACTAGGTCTTTATATTGTGGTGCCTCAACAACTTGTTGTAGAAGTTGCAGTTAACATTGTTTATATGGTTACTGGAGGAACATCATTGCAAAAGTTCCATGATACAGTTTGTTCAGATTGCAAAAAGATCAAATTAACTTATTTCATTATGATATTTGCTTCTGTTCATTTTGTGTTGTCTCATCTCCCTGATTTCAACTCAATTTCTGGTGTTTCCTTGGCTGCAGCAGTTATGTCTTTTAG TTACTCTACAATTTCTTGGGCAGCAAGTATAgataaaggaaaacaaaaacatgTACAATATGGATACAAGTCACATAGTACTGCAGGAACAGTATTTGATTTCTTTAATGCACTTGGCACTGTTGCTTTTGCATATGCTGGACACAATGTAGTGTTAGAAATCCAAGCAACAATTCCATCAACACCTGAAAAACCATCCAAAGTTCCTATGTGGAGAGGAGTTGTTGTTGCATACATTGTTGTTGCTTTGTGTTACTTTCCTGTTGCTCTTATTGGTTATTGGATGTTTGGAAATGAGGTCAATGCTGATATCCTCATCTCTTTAGAGAAACCAAAATGGCTTATTGCAATGGCTAATATGTTTGTTGTTATTCATGTAATTGGAAGCTACCAG ATATATGCAATGCCGGTGTTTGACATGATTGAAACGGTAATGGtgaagaaattgaaatttgaaccAAGTACAATGCTTCGATTTATTGTGCGTAATGTGTATGTCG CATTCACAATGTTCATCGCTATTACATTCCCTTTTTTCGATGGACTTCTAGGATTTTTCGGAGGGTTTGCATTTGCTCCAACAACATACTTT CTTCCATGCATCATGTGGCTTTCAATCTACAAACCAAGGAAATTCGGCTTGTCATGGTGGACTAATTGG GTATGCATTGTGCTTGGCCTGTGTTTAATGATTTTATCACCTATTGGTGGATTGAGGACAATCATAATTAAAGCTAACACCTACAAGTTTTACTCATAA